One stretch of Streptococcus australis DNA includes these proteins:
- a CDS encoding acetylxylan esterase, with product MKNPALLEEIKIYKGRDEVPEDFDVFWDEEVKKVSVLPAYQLEEKDFHIPQVKCYELIFEGTNEGKVYARVVLPKTEEKVPLIFHFHGYMGRGWDWADMLAYTVAGYGVVSMDVRGQSGYSQDGLRSPLGNTVKGHIIRGAVEGRDQLFYKDVYLDIYQLIEIVASLPQVDEERLSSYGASQGGALALVAAALNPRIQRTVAIYPFLSDFRRVLEIGNTSEAYDELFRYFKFHDPFHETEEEIMATLAYIDVKNLAHRIKGEVKMITGLDDDVCYPITQFAIYNRLTCDKAYRIMSEYAHEAMNVFVNDQVYNWLCGSEISFSYVKK from the coding sequence ATGAAAAATCCAGCTTTGCTAGAAGAAATCAAGATTTATAAAGGAAGGGATGAGGTCCCAGAAGACTTTGATGTTTTCTGGGATGAGGAAGTCAAAAAAGTTTCAGTTCTTCCTGCCTACCAGTTGGAGGAAAAGGATTTCCATATTCCTCAAGTAAAGTGCTATGAGCTAATCTTTGAGGGAACTAATGAAGGAAAGGTCTATGCACGCGTCGTCCTTCCAAAGACTGAGGAGAAGGTTCCGCTAATCTTCCATTTCCATGGCTACATGGGGCGTGGTTGGGATTGGGCTGACATGCTGGCCTATACTGTGGCTGGTTACGGTGTTGTTTCTATGGACGTTCGAGGCCAGTCGGGCTATTCACAAGACGGCTTGCGCTCACCACTAGGAAATACGGTCAAGGGGCACATTATCCGTGGTGCCGTTGAAGGACGAGACCAGCTCTTTTATAAGGATGTCTATCTGGATATTTACCAGTTGATCGAAATTGTTGCTAGTCTGCCACAGGTAGATGAGGAAAGACTTTCTAGCTATGGTGCCTCACAGGGAGGAGCTTTAGCCCTGGTTGCAGCAGCGCTTAATCCTCGGATTCAGCGAACAGTTGCCATCTATCCCTTCTTGTCTGACTTTAGACGAGTGCTTGAGATTGGCAATACCAGTGAAGCCTATGATGAACTCTTCCGTTATTTCAAGTTCCACGATCCCTTCCATGAAACAGAGGAGGAAATCATGGCGACCCTTGCCTATATCGATGTGAAGAATCTTGCCCATCGGATCAAAGGAGAGGTCAAGATGATCACGGGCTTGGATGACGATGTTTGCTATCCTATTACCCAGTTTGCGATTTATAATCGTCTAACTTGCGATAAGGCCTATCGTATCATGTCTGAGTATGCCCACGAAGCCATGAATGTTTTTGTCAATGACCAAGTCTACAATTGGCTCTGTGGTAGTGAGATTTCTTTTTCTTATGTAAAAAAATAA
- the recG gene encoding ATP-dependent DNA helicase RecG gives MNLHQPLHVLPGVGPKSAEKYAKLGIENLQDLLLYFPFRYEDFKTKQVLELEDGEKAVLSGQVVTPASIQYYGFKRNRLRFSLKQGEVVFAVNFFNQPYLADKIELGATLAVFGKWDRAKASLTGMKVLAQVEDDLQPVYRLAQGISQAGLVKVIKTAFDQGLDLLVEENLPQSLLDKYKLMSRCQAVRAMHFPKDLAEYKQALRRIKFEELFYFQMQLQTLKSENRVQGSGLVLNWSQEKVTAAKENLPFALTPAQEKSLQEILADMKSDHHMNRLLQGDVGSGKTVVAGLAMFAAVTAGYQAALMVPTEILAEQHFESLQGLFPDSKLALLTGSLKAAEKREVLETIAKGEADLIIGTHALIQDGVQYARLGLIIIDEQHRFGVGQRRVLREKGDNPDALMMTATPIPRTLAITAFGDMDVSIIDQMPAGRKPIVTRWIKHEQLPQVLTWLEGEIQKGSQAYVISPLIEESEALDLKNAIALSEELTAHFAGKAEVALLHGKMKSDEKDQIMQDFKERKTDILVSTTVIEVGVNVPNATVMIIMDADRFGLSQLHQLRGRVGRGDKQSYAVLVANPKTESGKDRMRIMTETTNGFVLAEEDLKMRGSGEIFGTRQSGLPEFQVADIIEDFPILEEARKIATYISSLPNWQEDPEWRMIALHLEKREYLD, from the coding sequence ATGAATTTACACCAACCCTTGCATGTCTTGCCTGGTGTGGGACCAAAGTCAGCAGAGAAGTACGCCAAACTAGGAATTGAAAACTTGCAAGATCTCTTGCTCTACTTTCCTTTCCGTTATGAAGATTTCAAGACCAAGCAGGTATTGGAACTAGAAGATGGTGAAAAGGCTGTTCTGTCTGGTCAGGTAGTGACTCCTGCCAGTATCCAGTATTATGGTTTTAAGCGTAATCGCTTGCGCTTTAGTCTCAAACAGGGAGAAGTTGTTTTTGCGGTAAATTTCTTTAACCAGCCTTATCTAGCAGATAAGATAGAATTGGGAGCAACTCTTGCCGTTTTTGGAAAATGGGATCGGGCTAAGGCCAGTCTGACTGGGATGAAGGTTCTGGCTCAGGTGGAAGATGACCTCCAGCCTGTCTATCGACTGGCTCAAGGAATCAGTCAGGCAGGGCTGGTCAAGGTTATCAAGACAGCCTTTGATCAAGGGTTGGACCTCTTGGTAGAGGAAAATCTTCCCCAGTCTTTGCTGGACAAATACAAACTCATGTCCCGTTGTCAGGCAGTTCGTGCCATGCATTTTCCTAAGGATCTGGCAGAATATAAGCAGGCCCTTCGTCGTATCAAGTTTGAGGAACTCTTTTACTTCCAAATGCAGTTACAGACGCTCAAGTCTGAAAATAGAGTTCAAGGAAGCGGTCTAGTTCTGAATTGGTCTCAGGAAAAGGTGACAGCTGCTAAAGAAAATCTTCCTTTTGCCCTGACCCCAGCTCAAGAAAAGAGTTTGCAGGAAATTTTGGCCGACATGAAGTCTGACCACCATATGAATCGTCTCCTGCAAGGAGATGTGGGGAGCGGAAAAACGGTGGTCGCAGGTTTAGCCATGTTTGCGGCAGTGACAGCTGGGTACCAGGCTGCTCTCATGGTACCGACAGAAATCCTAGCAGAGCAACACTTTGAAAGTCTACAGGGTCTCTTTCCAGACTCGAAACTCGCTCTCTTGACAGGATCCTTGAAAGCTGCAGAAAAAAGAGAAGTCTTGGAGACCATAGCAAAAGGTGAGGCCGATTTGATTATCGGGACCCATGCACTGATTCAGGATGGGGTGCAGTATGCCCGTCTTGGTTTGATTATCATCGATGAGCAGCACCGTTTTGGTGTGGGGCAAAGGCGTGTTCTACGTGAAAAAGGGGACAATCCAGATGCCCTCATGATGACGGCGACTCCCATTCCACGGACTTTGGCCATCACAGCCTTTGGTGATATGGATGTTTCCATTATCGACCAGATGCCCGCAGGTCGGAAACCCATTGTGACACGTTGGATCAAGCATGAACAACTACCTCAGGTGTTGACTTGGTTAGAGGGAGAAATTCAGAAAGGTTCTCAAGCCTACGTCATCTCTCCCTTGATTGAAGAATCAGAAGCTTTGGATCTCAAAAATGCCATTGCCTTATCAGAGGAGTTAACAGCTCATTTTGCAGGTAAGGCCGAAGTGGCTCTTCTACATGGTAAGATGAAGAGTGACGAAAAAGACCAGATTATGCAGGATTTCAAAGAGAGAAAAACAGATATTCTAGTATCTACAACTGTTATCGAGGTTGGAGTCAATGTCCCCAATGCAACAGTCATGATCATAATGGATGCCGATCGGTTCGGTCTCAGCCAGCTTCACCAGCTCAGAGGTCGTGTTGGTCGGGGGGACAAGCAGTCCTATGCTGTTCTTGTTGCCAATCCTAAGACTGAGTCTGGGAAAGACCGCATGCGCATCATGACAGAAACCACAAACGGATTTGTCCTTGCTGAGGAAGATTTGAAAATGCGCGGTTCTGGTGAGATTTTTGGAACTAGACAGTCAGGTCTCCCAGAGTTCCAAGTGGCTGATATTATCGAAGACTTTCCGATTTTAGAAGAAGCTAGAAAAATAGCCACCTATATCAGTTCACTACCAAACTGGCAAGAGGATCCAGAATGGCGCATGATTGCTCTCCACCTAGAAAAGAGAGAATATCTGGATTAA
- the alr gene encoding alanine racemase, whose translation MKASPHRPTKALIHLGAIRQNIQQMEAHIPEGTLKWAVVKANAYGHGAVAVATAIQDDVDGFCVSNIDEAIELRQAGINKKILILGVSELEAVSLAKEYDITLTVAGLEWIQTLLSREADLAGLSVHLKIDSGMGRIGFREASEAEQAHDLLKQKGARVEGVFTHFATADEASDTYFNAQLERFKTILSSMKEVPELIHASNSATTLWHAETIFNAVRMGDAMYGLNPSGEVLDLPYDLTPALTLQSALVHVKTVPAGACMGYGATYQADSEQVIATVPIGYADGWTRDMQNFSVLVDGQACPIVGRVSMDQITIRLPKVYPLGTKVTLIGSDGDKEITATQVAVYRGTINYEVVCLLSDRIPREYY comes from the coding sequence ATGAAAGCTAGTCCACATAGACCAACCAAGGCTCTGATTCATCTGGGAGCCATTCGACAAAATATTCAGCAAATGGAGGCTCATATCCCTGAAGGAACGCTCAAGTGGGCAGTGGTCAAGGCCAATGCCTATGGTCATGGGGCTGTTGCCGTTGCAACGGCGATTCAAGATGATGTTGATGGATTTTGCGTTTCCAATATCGATGAAGCTATCGAGTTGCGTCAAGCAGGTATAAACAAGAAAATCCTCATCTTAGGAGTTTCTGAGCTAGAAGCTGTTTCCCTAGCTAAAGAATACGACATCACCTTGACAGTGGCAGGGTTGGAGTGGATTCAAACACTCTTATCTAGGGAGGCAGACCTAGCAGGCTTATCGGTTCACCTCAAGATTGACTCAGGGATGGGACGGATTGGTTTTAGAGAGGCCAGTGAGGCTGAGCAGGCTCATGACTTGCTCAAGCAAAAGGGTGCTCGCGTTGAGGGAGTCTTTACTCACTTTGCGACTGCAGATGAAGCATCAGATACTTACTTTAATGCCCAGTTGGAACGATTTAAAACCATTCTGTCAAGTATGAAGGAAGTGCCAGAGCTGATCCATGCCAGCAATTCTGCCACGACTCTTTGGCATGCAGAGACTATTTTCAATGCAGTCCGTATGGGAGATGCTATGTATGGTCTCAACCCAAGCGGAGAGGTCTTGGACTTGCCTTATGACTTGACACCAGCCTTGACCTTGCAATCTGCCCTTGTTCATGTCAAAACAGTTCCAGCTGGAGCTTGCATGGGCTATGGAGCAACCTATCAGGCGGATAGTGAGCAAGTCATTGCGACGGTACCAATCGGCTATGCGGATGGTTGGACACGAGACATGCAGAATTTCTCCGTCTTGGTAGATGGACAAGCTTGCCCAATCGTCGGCAGGGTTTCGATGGACCAAATCACCATTCGTCTACCTAAGGTTTACCCACTTGGAACCAAGGTAACCTTGATTGGCTCTGACGGAGATAAGGAAATCACGGCAACTCAGGTAGCAGTCTACCGTGGCACCATTAACTATGAGGTGGTTTGTCTCCTTAGCGATCGCATTCCGAGAGAGTATTACTAA
- the acpS gene encoding holo-ACP synthase, protein MIVGHGIDIEELASIENAVTRREDFAKRVLTTKEMERFTSLKGRRQIEYLAGRWSAKEAFSKAMGTGIGKLTFQDLEVLNNERGAPYFNQAPFSGKIWLSISHTDQFVTASVILEENHES, encoded by the coding sequence ATGATAGTTGGACACGGAATTGATATCGAAGAATTGGCTTCGATAGAAAACGCAGTTACACGACGTGAGGACTTTGCTAAGCGCGTGCTGACAACTAAGGAAATGGAGCGATTTACCAGTCTCAAAGGGCGCAGACAGATCGAATATTTGGCTGGTCGCTGGTCGGCTAAGGAAGCCTTTTCCAAGGCTATGGGAACTGGTATTGGCAAGCTGACCTTTCAGGATTTGGAAGTTTTGAACAATGAACGCGGGGCTCCCTATTTTAATCAGGCTCCATTTTCAGGGAAGATTTGGCTGTCTATCAGCCATACAGATCAGTTTGTGACAGCCAGTGTCATTTTGGAGGAAAATCATGAAAGCTAG
- a CDS encoding 3-deoxy-7-phosphoheptulonate synthase: MAFIEKGQEIDIEAIKAATQLSGEALRKKEARDRELAAIISGEDDRILLVIGPCSSDNEEAVLEYAHRLADLQKKVADKIFIVMRVYTAKPRTNGDGYKGMIHQPNTSEAPSLINGLQAVRQLHYRVITETGLTTADEMLYPSNLVLVDDLVSYHAVGARSVEDQEHRFVASGIDAPVGMKNPTSGNLGVMFNAIYAAQNKQTFLYHGQEVETSGNPLAHVILRGAMNEYGKNEPNFYYETLLNAINRYETMGLENPFIIIDTNHDNSGKQYMEQIRIVRQALLNRDWNEKIKKTVRGFMIESYLADGRQNQPEVFGCSITDPCLGWENTVALVEEIYTTLTK; encoded by the coding sequence ATGGCATTTATCGAAAAAGGTCAAGAAATTGATATTGAAGCAATCAAGGCTGCGACTCAGTTGTCAGGTGAAGCCTTGCGAAAAAAAGAAGCCCGTGACAGAGAGTTGGCAGCCATCATTTCGGGTGAGGATGACCGAATCCTTTTGGTGATAGGGCCGTGCTCTTCAGACAATGAAGAAGCTGTGCTTGAATATGCTCATCGCTTAGCAGACTTGCAGAAAAAAGTCGCGGATAAAATCTTTATCGTGATGCGTGTTTATACGGCTAAACCTCGTACTAATGGAGATGGCTATAAAGGCATGATTCATCAACCAAATACCAGCGAAGCGCCTAGTCTCATCAATGGTTTGCAGGCTGTTCGTCAGTTGCACTACCGAGTGATTACCGAAACTGGATTGACGACAGCTGATGAGATGCTTTATCCGTCAAATCTCGTTTTGGTTGATGACCTGGTCAGCTACCATGCTGTAGGGGCTCGTTCAGTGGAAGACCAGGAACACCGCTTTGTAGCTTCTGGAATTGATGCTCCGGTTGGGATGAAAAATCCAACATCTGGGAACCTTGGAGTCATGTTTAATGCCATCTATGCGGCTCAAAACAAGCAAACCTTCCTTTACCACGGTCAAGAAGTGGAAACTTCAGGAAATCCCTTGGCCCACGTTATCCTTCGTGGTGCCATGAACGAATATGGTAAAAATGAACCCAATTTCTACTATGAAACACTCTTAAATGCCATCAATCGTTATGAGACCATGGGGCTTGAAAATCCCTTCATTATCATCGATACCAATCATGACAATTCAGGCAAGCAGTATATGGAACAAATTCGCATTGTTCGTCAAGCCTTGCTGAATCGTGATTGGAATGAAAAGATTAAAAAGACGGTTCGAGGCTTTATGATCGAATCTTACCTAGCAGATGGTCGCCAAAATCAACCAGAGGTCTTTGGTTGCTCTATAACTGACCCTTGTCTAGGTTGGGAAAATACAGTAGCTTTGGTAGAAGAAATTTATACTACCTTAACAAAATAA
- a CDS encoding 3-deoxy-7-phosphoheptulonate synthase codes for MVFTAKSPKINIEEVRALSKLEGAALARKNQRDQELEAIIRGEDQRILLVIGPCSSDNEEAVLEYAKRLSALQEEVKDRIFMVMRVYTAKPRTNGDGYKGLIHQPNATETPSLINGIKAVRQLHYRVITETGMTTADEMLYPENLPLVDDLISYMAVGARSVEDQQHRFVASGADFSTGFKNPTSGNLNVMFNGIYAAQNKQSFLFLGKEVETTGNPLSHAILRGALNEYGKNIPNYYYDNLMDTIAQYEKMGLENPFIIIDTNHDNSGKQYMDQIRIVRQTLINRDWNEKIKKYVRGFMIESYLEDGRQNEPEVFGKSITDPCLGWDNTEALVREIYQTLGE; via the coding sequence ATGGTATTTACAGCTAAAAGTCCTAAAATTAACATTGAAGAAGTTCGCGCCTTGTCTAAATTAGAGGGAGCAGCTCTTGCGAGAAAAAATCAACGTGATCAGGAATTGGAAGCCATCATCCGTGGGGAAGACCAGCGTATTCTCTTGGTGATTGGACCATGTTCATCTGATAACGAAGAGGCGGTTCTCGAGTATGCCAAGCGCTTGTCTGCTTTGCAAGAAGAGGTCAAAGACCGTATTTTTATGGTCATGCGTGTCTATACGGCTAAACCTCGTACCAATGGAGATGGCTATAAGGGCTTGATTCATCAACCAAATGCGACAGAAACTCCTAGCTTGATCAATGGGATCAAGGCTGTTCGCCAACTGCACTACCGTGTGATTACCGAGACGGGAATGACAACAGCTGATGAGATGCTTTATCCTGAAAATCTTCCGCTGGTGGATGATTTGATTTCTTATATGGCTGTTGGAGCTCGTTCTGTAGAGGATCAACAGCACCGTTTTGTAGCGAGTGGAGCAGACTTTTCAACAGGATTTAAAAATCCAACATCTGGAAATCTCAATGTTATGTTTAACGGGATTTACGCAGCGCAAAATAAACAGAGTTTCCTTTTCCTCGGTAAAGAGGTGGAAACAACAGGGAATCCATTGTCCCACGCCATTCTTCGTGGTGCCTTGAATGAATATGGGAAAAATATTCCTAATTACTACTATGACAATTTGATGGATACCATTGCCCAGTATGAAAAGATGGGCTTGGAAAATCCCTTTATCATCATCGATACCAATCATGACAATTCAGGCAAGCAGTACATGGATCAAATCCGTATCGTTCGTCAGACCTTGATCAACCGTGACTGGAATGAGAAGATCAAAAAATATGTTCGTGGTTTTATGATTGAGTCCTATCTGGAAGATGGACGTCAAAATGAGCCAGAAGTTTTTGGTAAGTCCATTACAGATCCGTGTCTCGGATGGGACAACACAGAAGCACTTGTTCGCGAAATTTACCAAACGCTAGGAGAGTAA
- the secA gene encoding preprotein translocase subunit SecA, protein MANILKTIIENDKGELRRLEKMADKVLKYEDQMAALTDDQLKAKTDEFKERYNKGESLDSLLYEAFAVVREAAKRVLGLFPYKVQVMGGIVLHHGDVPEMRTGEGKTLTATMPVYLNALAGEGVHVVTVNEYLTERDATEMGELYSWLGLSVGINLAAKSPMEKKEAYLCDITYSTNSEIGFDYLRDNMVVRAENMVQRPLNYALVDEVDSILIDEARTPLIVSGANAVETSQLYHMADHFVKSLDKDDYIIDIQSKTIGLSDSGIDKAESYFKLENLYDIENVALTHFIDNALRANYIMILDIDYVVSEEQEILIVDQFTGRTMEGRRYSDGLHQAIEAKEGVPIQDETKTSASITYQNLFRMYKKLAGMTGTGKTEEEEFREIYNIRVIPIPTNRPIQRIDHSDLLYASLDAKFKAVVEDVKARYQKGQPVLVGTVAVETSDFLSKKLVEASVPHEVLNAKNHYREAQIIMNAGQRGAVTIATNMAGRGTDIKLGEGVRELGGLCVIGTERHESRRIDNQLRGRSGRQGDPGESQFYLSLEDDLMKRFGSERLKGIFERLNMSDEAIESRMLTRQVEAAQKRVEGNNYDTRKQVLQYDDVMREQREIIYAQRYDVITADRDLAPEIHAMIRRTIGRIVDAHSRSKEDEKLEAILNFAKYNLLPEDSISRSDLAGLSDQAIKDELYQRALKVYDSQVAKLRDEEAVKEFQKVLILRVVDNKWTDHIDALDQLRNAVGLRGYAQNNPVVEYQAEGFRMFNDMIGSIEFDVTRLMMKAQIHEQERPQTEHNISTTATRNIAAQQTHLPADVDLSQIGRNDQCPCGSGKKFKNCHGKRQ, encoded by the coding sequence ATGGCTAATATTTTAAAAACGATTATTGAAAATGATAAAGGAGAACTTCGGCGTCTGGAAAAGATGGCAGACAAGGTTCTCAAATATGAAGATCAGATGGCAGCCTTGACGGATGACCAGCTGAAAGCAAAAACAGATGAATTTAAGGAACGTTACAATAAGGGTGAATCGCTGGATTCATTGCTCTATGAGGCTTTTGCGGTAGTACGTGAAGCTGCCAAGCGTGTTCTTGGACTTTTCCCATATAAAGTTCAGGTCATGGGTGGGATTGTCCTCCACCATGGAGATGTGCCAGAAATGCGTACTGGTGAAGGAAAAACCTTGACAGCGACCATGCCGGTATACCTCAACGCTCTAGCAGGTGAAGGGGTTCACGTAGTAACGGTCAACGAGTATCTAACAGAACGTGATGCGACTGAGATGGGTGAATTGTATTCATGGCTTGGTTTGTCAGTAGGGATTAATTTGGCTGCTAAGTCACCAATGGAGAAGAAAGAAGCCTATCTCTGTGATATTACCTATTCGACTAACTCAGAGATTGGTTTCGACTACCTTCGTGACAACATGGTTGTTCGGGCAGAAAACATGGTACAGCGTCCGCTCAACTATGCTTTGGTCGATGAGGTTGACTCGATCTTGATTGATGAGGCTCGTACTCCTTTGATCGTTTCAGGTGCCAATGCAGTTGAGACTAGCCAACTCTACCACATGGCGGATCACTTTGTCAAATCTTTGGACAAAGATGACTATATCATCGACATTCAGTCTAAGACTATTGGTTTGTCTGATTCAGGGATTGACAAGGCTGAGAGCTATTTCAAACTGGAAAATCTCTACGATATTGAAAATGTAGCTCTTACTCACTTTATCGATAATGCCCTTCGTGCCAACTACATCATGATTCTCGATATTGACTATGTGGTCAGCGAAGAGCAGGAAATCCTGATTGTCGATCAATTTACAGGTCGTACCATGGAAGGTCGTCGTTACTCTGATGGTTTGCACCAAGCGATTGAAGCAAAAGAAGGTGTACCAATCCAAGACGAGACCAAGACTTCAGCTTCTATCACCTACCAAAACCTCTTCCGTATGTATAAGAAATTGGCAGGTATGACAGGTACTGGTAAAACAGAAGAAGAAGAATTCCGTGAAATCTACAACATCCGTGTCATCCCAATCCCAACCAACCGTCCAATCCAACGTATCGACCACTCAGATCTTCTCTATGCAAGTCTTGATGCAAAATTCAAGGCTGTAGTGGAAGATGTGAAGGCACGTTATCAAAAAGGTCAGCCAGTCTTGGTAGGTACGGTTGCCGTTGAAACCAGTGATTTTCTTTCTAAGAAATTGGTCGAAGCTAGTGTTCCTCACGAAGTCTTGAATGCGAAAAACCACTACAGAGAAGCTCAAATAATCATGAATGCTGGTCAGCGTGGTGCGGTTACCATCGCAACCAACATGGCCGGTCGTGGTACCGACATTAAGCTCGGTGAAGGAGTTCGTGAGTTAGGTGGACTTTGCGTCATTGGTACAGAACGCCACGAAAGTCGCCGTATTGATAATCAACTTCGTGGACGTTCAGGGCGTCAAGGAGACCCAGGTGAGTCACAATTCTACTTGTCTCTTGAAGATGATTTGATGAAACGTTTCGGTTCAGAACGCTTGAAAGGTATCTTTGAACGTCTCAACATGTCTGATGAAGCCATCGAATCTCGCATGCTAACGCGTCAAGTGGAAGCAGCTCAGAAACGCGTTGAGGGGAATAACTACGATACACGTAAACAGGTCCTTCAATACGATGATGTCATGCGTGAACAACGTGAGATCATCTATGCACAACGTTATGATGTCATTACTGCCGACCGTGATTTGGCACCTGAGATTCATGCTATGATCCGCCGTACAATTGGACGAATCGTAGATGCACATTCTCGTTCGAAAGAAGATGAAAAATTGGAAGCAATCTTGAACTTCGCTAAGTATAACTTGCTTCCAGAAGATTCAATTAGCCGTTCAGATCTTGCAGGTCTGTCAGATCAAGCCATCAAAGATGAGCTGTATCAACGTGCATTGAAGGTTTATGATAGTCAAGTTGCCAAACTTCGTGATGAAGAGGCGGTTAAAGAATTCCAAAAAGTCTTGATTCTACGTGTTGTAGACAACAAGTGGACAGACCATATCGATGCTCTTGACCAGTTGCGAAATGCTGTTGGTCTTCGTGGATATGCCCAAAACAACCCTGTTGTAGAATATCAAGCAGAAGGTTTCCGCATGTTTAACGACATGATCGGATCGATTGAGTTCGATGTGACCCGCTTGATGATGAAAGCACAAATCCACGAACAAGAACGTCCTCAAACGGAACACAATATCAGTACAACTGCGACTCGTAATATCGCAGCACAGCAGACTCATCTTCCAGCAGATGTGGACTTGAGCCAAATCGGACGAAATGACCAATGCCCATGTGGATCAGGTAAGAAATTCAAGAACTGTCATGGTAAGAGACAATAA
- a CDS encoding DNA alkylation repair protein, translating to MAKKVKDYYDLAYARDLSRRLQEASDAFDGQKFSLLLEKDLEELEFSQRQELLAQSIKDCLPLSYQDSLKVFEKILGPELEGGLGMFSEGYWLWPIGKYVELYGDQEFELSAAFSKELTKRFTGEFCMRPLLARYPKDTMALLLEWSQDENLRVRRLASECMRIRLPWAKRQTVVLDYFEDFITILTNLKDDRDKSIQKSVANNLNDLYKEDPDKFERILQTWQKEELSPSCAWIINHASRTKNKKMLTED from the coding sequence ATGGCGAAAAAAGTAAAGGATTATTATGATTTGGCTTATGCTAGGGATTTGAGTCGACGGTTGCAAGAAGCGTCCGATGCCTTTGATGGACAAAAATTTAGCTTGTTGCTGGAAAAAGACTTGGAAGAGTTGGAGTTTAGTCAGCGGCAAGAACTCTTGGCTCAAAGTATCAAAGACTGCCTTCCCCTATCTTATCAGGACTCTCTCAAGGTTTTTGAGAAAATTTTAGGTCCTGAGTTAGAAGGTGGTTTAGGCATGTTTTCGGAAGGATATTGGCTTTGGCCAATCGGTAAATATGTAGAGCTATACGGGGACCAAGAATTTGAATTGAGTGCTGCCTTTAGTAAGGAACTCACCAAGCGATTTACTGGAGAATTTTGCATGAGGCCCTTACTGGCTCGCTATCCTAAGGATACAATGGCTTTGCTGTTAGAATGGAGTCAGGATGAAAATTTGCGTGTTCGTAGACTTGCCAGCGAATGTATGCGTATCCGTCTGCCTTGGGCCAAAAGACAAACCGTGGTATTAGATTATTTTGAGGATTTTATCACTATTTTGACCAATCTAAAGGATGATAGAGACAAGTCCATTCAAAAAAGTGTAGCCAATAATCTAAATGATTTGTACAAGGAAGACCCTGATAAGTTTGAAAGGATTCTTCAAACTTGGCAGAAGGAGGAGCTAAGTCCAAGTTGTGCTTGGATCATCAATCATGCATCACGAACAAAAAATAAAAAAATGCTGACAGAAGATTGA